A part of Xenopus tropicalis strain Nigerian chromosome 4, UCB_Xtro_10.0, whole genome shotgun sequence genomic DNA contains:
- the pla2g1bl gene encoding phospholipase A2, minor isoenzyme-like, whose translation MMRSSIVLALLLTVSSALPHRQSRNLAQFSNIIKCAIPGSQPLLEFNDYGCYCGLGGSGTPVDELDRCCQIHDNCYDKASLINNCVPVLQNPYTETYSYTCTDNNMMSCNKNNSECDMHICKCDMNAALCFSRAPYSKKHKHLEKAKHCQ comes from the exons ATGATGAGATCCAGCATAGTCTTGGCTCTGCTGCTGACTG TCTCCAGTGCCTTGCCTCACCGACAGTCGAGGAATCTTGCTCAGTTCAGCAATATAATTAAATGTGCGATCCCTGGAAGCCAACCACTGCTTGAATTTAATGATTATGGCTGCTACTGTGGACTAGGGGGGTCTGGTACTCCTGTAGATGAACTTGACAG ATGCTGTCAGATTCATGATAACTGCTATGACAAGGCCAGTCTCATAAATAACTGTGTTCCAGTCCTACAAAACCCATACACAGAGACCTATTCTTACACCTGCACTGACAATAACATGATGTCCTGTAACA AGAATAACAGCGAATGTGACATGCACATCTGCAAATGTGACATGAATGCTGCTCTCTGCTTCTCTCGGGCACCCTACAGTAAGAAACACAAGCACCTGGAAAAGGCCAAACACTGCCAGTAG